ccccgtttctCTTTGTGAAGCTATCcgtctctttcccccccccccccccgtttctctTTGTGAAGTTGCCCCCCATGAGCACGTGTTATCCGTTGCAGTAGCACATCTCTGTAGGGCCTATGCTCTTTGTCACCTTCCTTAGCACAGGTAATGGCCCTATTAAAGTGTCCTATTAAAGCACACTAGGGAGACTAATGCACACCAACAGGGTGGGCAGGAACTCCTTATGTGCAACACATGagtgtgctttagaaatcagCCCTTCCCCTGCTCTGGGAAGACTAGCCCTTAGATACCCTTAGATAATCATTTCCAGGGCTTTTCTGGTGTTTATTGGCTACACACAGTTTCGTTTATTTTTGTAGTGGGATGTATGTATGGAAAGCTAGGTTTGTTTCATAGTTTTGTATGCTTGTGTAATTAGGACTGATTTTTCCAAGTGTCGTATATGATCATGTGTATATgtaaactctgtggctgtgtctagactggcaagattttcgcaaaaaacttgccagctgtctacactggctgcttgaatttccgcaagaacactgacaatctcatgtaagaaatcagtgcttcttgcggaaatgctatgctgctcccgttcgggtaaaagtccttttgcacaaaagggccagtgtagacagctcagatttgttttgcgcaaaaaagccccgatcgcaaaaatggcaatcagggcttttttgcgcaaaagcgcttctagattggcacggatgcttttccacaaaaagtgcttttgcggaaaagcatccgtggccgtctaaacgctcttttccgcaaatgcttttaacggaaaacttttccattaaaagcatttgcagaaaatcatgccagtctagacatagccagtgtgtcTAAAATTTTACCCTGTTTAATAATGTATTTCATCAATCTGATCAGCAAAGGTACTAATCACTTCCAACTCCCATTTTAGAGCCTCTGAAAAACCAGTTTGCTACATCTATACCTTTTCCTTTAAAGTGTCATTTTTATTCCATACATTGTAAGAGCTTTAATATGGAATTACAGACTTTATAAACCGATAGCTTTCAGCTGATCAGACTACTGGCGTGCCATGTTGTTCTGGGGGTTTTTGGTGGACATTTTTAAGTCTGCATCTTAGAATTACTGCATTGTGCTTCTCAAATCTTCAGCTAGACTCTGGATTAAAAACCCATATAATTGCTCTCAGTCATTTTTCCTGAAGGCTCAGGGCCAATATTTAAACTGCTGTAGCTCAGCTGTTTAAAATACTAAATGAAATCCACTCATACGTTGAggcttaccaaattcatggttgGTTTTGGACAATTTCATGAagataagatttttaaaatcataaatctcatgatttcaggtatttaaaattGAAATTTCACAGTGCTGTATTTgaagggatcctgacccaaaaaggaggggttttttgggggagggtcacaaggttattgtaggagGGGTTTTagtcccaggccccacctccattACCCCCCTTTCCCCAAGCTCCACTACTGCTCCAACCCCGTTGCACCCCGAAGACTCCTTCCCTCAGTTACATGAGCTGGAGGCCTGgccggggcagcagcagggtctgGTTCCCCTGCattcaccacagtggtgggaagcagagctgcccATCCCACTAAGCTCAGCTCCTCCGAGCTCTGGTTGAGctactgctctccttccctgtgtgccgctgctggcaggggctgccttcagcattggccagcagccgctgctctcctgCCACCCGGCTCTGAAggcaacacagaagtaagggtggcaataccgcGTCCTCTGTAAAATAGCTTTGTGACCCCCCTGCAGGAGGACCCCTCATTTGAAAAATGTCCTCTCCCCCCATGAAATCTATAATACTGTAGAGTGAAAGCACACCcaagaccagatttcactgtTCGTGACACACATTTATGGCTATTAATTTGGTAGGGCTCCAGTCACGATTTTAGTCACCACCAGGTTGTGTCCTCTCTGGAGCTAAGGCACGACTTTAAATACTTTCAGCTAAAGGGTTGAGCCCCCTCATAGGCTGCCGTAGCAGACAATCTCTGAGAGTCAGGCCCAGAAAGGGACGTGTCGCATAGACGGAGCAGTGGGCGACAGTAGCGTAGAGGATAAACATTTAACCAACTGTGCAATTATACCAGTGGAAAACGGAGAGCGTCTTATTCTTTGCTCTCTCCGTTTTTCATCTTCCTGCCAGTCTTGACTTTGCCCGCTTCTAGCGCTACACATCTGCTTCGTGCTAAACGTTTTGAAGGAATATTTGACTGTTCTGATTCTTGATCTGACTCCctgttgctctctctctctctctaatccaGATCTTCTCAGAAAACTTGGCATCATCCTTGTctgtttccttctcccacctcctttcatCTGTGAATCTACATGCTCCACATCTCCGTCCTCGCAGGAATTAAACTTCACCTAGGTCACTGCTCCGCCAAAATCCTTATCCACGTGTCATTTCCTCATCACGGCTACTGCAACACCCACTTCTGTGTGCGCGTCGTGTCCCTAGGGGCCCATAATGACCAAATGCCCCTTGACTCCAGGAAGTGGAGCCAGATAGTCTAAGACAGTTCAACATTGCCTGCTTTGGGGCTGCTTTATCCGCCTCTGCCTGTCTTCTCTCAGCCACGCTTCTCATCTACTCTAGGAACCACGTTCTGTGTGGACCGAGGTGACTTGCCTCCAAGCTGTTGAACTGCTTCCTTTCCTTAAAACCCCATCTGTACGACACCATGGCGCCGTGTACCTGATGCTACAATCATTTATAACATTCTTGTGTTCCAGACCATCCTGTGAATGTTGGAATTGGGCCTTTGCTTGGGATCTCTGCTTATTCAGGCTGGATCATTTAACATCATTTAAAAGCcgagagcgagagagctcagctTCGGGGGAGCAGCTGTAACGCTTGTTCTTCTTGGGTTTCTTCAGCAACACTTTTGGACACACCAGGCTCCAAACAATGCATCACTCCTGCATAGTGATATTGACAGCATCCAGGATCAGCTGCCCACTAATACGCTCTTtcttgtgtctctctctctctctgaaatcaACAGAGCTGGCGCTTTGGCCAAGAATagcatcactgcttcccaggagaaGAGAAGCAGCCCGGGGATCATTCTAAGTCCCAATCCAAGCATCTGGAGACATCTCCAAATATCATGAATTCTAATACTAACAACACCCTCAGCGCTGTACTGTCCAGCCGCACACAGAATATGAGACATTCATCCCAGGTAATGTGCTATTTGGCTGGATGTTGGTCTACTGCATTTTTAACAGGAAGGGGCTTTCCATTGCACTCCAGATCTTTAGTGAAAGCCCCTCCCTTGTTTCTCAAAAGGGTTTTAAATTTGTATGGAAGCAGTAGTGTCTTTTCCTTTCAAAGaaaacttccctcctccccctacccccattcCAGGGCCTTCAGTCCTCAGTCAGAACTTCATGTTCTAAATTGTAATTTTATCCCATCTCAACTTCCAACTCATCTCTTGATCTCTTAGAGCTGGCCAGCCACTAGCAGATGTCTGGAAGTGAGTGAAATCACTCTGTGCCTCTTTTAGGCATCTGTCTCTGAGTGTCTTTTGTTTTCTGCTTTTCATGGGGTTCCCATCTGGTAAAATTCCCTTCATTGCTGCAAGCCGAGAAAAACCTGCCATCCCAGAGTAGTTCTGTTAACTTCAACCATCGCACTTCTGTATTGGCACCATACGGGCtacatcctcctcccccccccaacggaagtcaatggcaaactcCCCTTCAGACTAGGGTGGGGCACCGCGGAGGGCTGTGGAGAATATGTACTTGTTCAGGAATCTCAGTTTGAACAGGCCTTTGTCTGCATTGTGCTGTGCAAGGCACACCAtgggcaggccctgcccccaagggctgagagccagcaggaACAAGAGGGGTCATGCTGGGAAGCCCAGAGGGAGGAGGAATGAAGGGGGGCTTTAAAGTTGGTTGCAATCACTTCATGTGGGCATGGCGAGAAGAGGCCTTACGGAGGTGCTTGGCGTGAACAGCAGTGGTGGGTCAGGATGGGTAGCACAAGGGGGCAGCATAGAAAAGACAGTGGGAGGAGATGGCTGTGGCCGATAACACGGTGATCCATGGTGGTTTCCCCTGGCCCTAGTGATGGTTCTGGTACCCAGCGGCTGTAATTGTGATGCCCTTTCTGCAAGAACGCAAGTGAAAGGCTGATCGGTCTTTGCCTCTTTTCCCCCTAGTGGATGGTTGCTGCCATTGTGCTTTTCCTGGCGGTGCCCAGCTCCAGCACCACACCCACCTACCCTTGGAAAGACCCCATTACACACGACAAACTGCTGTGTCATCAGTGTCCACCTGGCACCTTTGTGGCCCAGCACTGCACCCGAGACAAGCCCACCGTGTGTGCCCGGTGCCCAGATCTGCATTACACGCAGTACTGGAACTACCTGGAGAAGTGCCGGTACTGCAATGTCATCTGTGGAGAGCTGCAGGTCGAGCTCCACCAGTGCAACTCCACCCACAACCGGGTGTGCCAGTGCCGGGAGGGCTATTACTCGGATTCCGAGTTCTGCATTGAGCACGCCAAGTGCCCTGCCGGGTTTGGCGTCGTGCAGCCAGGTGGGTATTgcagctggggggctgaggcGAAAGTCTGTTGTCGTCCTGGCAGAATCCAGGAGGTACCTGTTAGATCGTAGTAGTGGGTAACGTGACAGTCCACGTGTGTATTCTCACCGTAGATAGGTgcaccactgccctctgctggttgGTATGCCAGACCCACTCCAGGGCATGAGAGAATGTCGCCCTCTAGTGGTGATGTCCTTGGAAAGAGCAACATCCTTCTACTGTGGCCCGAGTATAAATATTTCAATGATTCTTGCTAATTTGGCCTCTTGTGGGCACCAAGGGCCAGGCACAGCCGAAGGGAGGAGTCAAAGGGAACATTTGCGCCGGGGCCTGCTGATTTAAAAGAGTCTCCCGACTGCCACTgctactactgcagcagcagcggaagccccaccccttctgggagagtGGAGCTGGGCTCCTCTCACACTTTGCCCCGGGACCAGAGGGGCTGTCAGCTCCCCAGCCCATGGCTGAAGGCAATAAGGCAGCTAGGCCAGGAAGGTTCATTGTGAGGACCAGAAGTGTTTCTGTCCCGGGACGGCACCGAGAAATGAACTCAGCGATGGGGCTACTTTCTGGAATCCTTATTTGAGGATTTTGGAAGCCCATAATAAAGCTATGAAAGGGTCAAATGAAAATAAGACTGAACATCCACTGCAAAAAAGGCAGTCCCGTAACAAAGAGCGTTGAAAGCTGACTCGGAAGCAGCGTTCTCTGGATGATCCATGGATTAATGAAGGCTCGTCGGGATTTTGTATCTTTTAGTTCTAATCTTGCCCCCATTCCTGTGGTATTTGTGCTCTTTCCAAAATGACAACACATACACAAAGATGTACCTCTCCCTctatctctccctctccctcccttcctcagtCATCAAGGACTGGCCTCTTGATTTTGGTTTGAAGCTGAGGTTTTATGGTAAGCAGGCTCAGTCTTGCCATGGATTTTGCCTCATATTTTGAAAACACTGAGGTCTGGCCATGTTGCCCTGCCAGTCTCCATGACAGCATTCCAGATAGTGGTGTAAAATCCTGATTCATCAGCTaagcaggctcccagccccggggCTGCAGCTACCAGAAAACTCCCAGTCTTACTGGGGCAGCCCATTGCCTGCAACAGGTCATGAtctgggggctgctcccgggCACCCATTAACCAgcacccagtaagcatcacccggtcAGGTTAACCGGTTCCCCGTTCACGTCCCTAATTCCAGATTCACCGGGAAAGCCCTGTCTTCTGTGCACAGAGTCTCCAGTGTGAGTTGATGGCTTGTTCCCATGGAAAGTGGCTATTGTGACAGCCATGATGGGACAGGGTGAACTAGATGCCCAAATCACTTAGGCCAGACCCAGGGAGGTTGAATTTGACCAAGTACACAGATGACGGTGATTAGGGCCACATGTGTGGGATGGGGAGCCAGTGAAGAGAGGGACACAGTGGGGCCTTGGACTCTCTGCAGCGGTGCTAGGTTCCTGCATTCTGCACCAGCGGTGCCGTTTTTAAGGTCAGTGGCTTCATACCAAGCGCTCTGCCTTCCGACCTGGGCAATATGGCAACGAAGTGCAGCTGTCCTGAGCGCGAGGCGCAGACAGGTTTCTCCCTCTAGCCGGAAAGGGCATTTTTCATGTTTGCGGCTACTAGGGTGTCCGGAAATCGATTGCGTCCAGACGGGGCGATGGGGTGACTTTAGAGGTGGCAGGCTCTTCAAAGAGCTCTGTGGCATGCGGGCTGCGTGCCCCGGAGCAGTGACCCCTGAGGGCAGCCACTCGCCTGTTAGTGTCCTGCAGGGCTCCTTGGCTCCCGTAAAGACAATCCACTCCAGCCCGTGTGGAATTCTTGGCATGCTGGCTCCTTCCTTACTATTGAGTTTGCTGCCGCGTTTGTTTCTGATCCTGGCTGTGTAAATCCGTGTTCTGAATCCAGCGGGGTGGGGTGCTGGCCTGGGGCTGTCTCGCAGCCAGATCCTGAGTTTGGTGACGGCGTCTCCTCCTTGACGGATGGGGATTTGGCAATGGTCCCGTGAATGCTGTGTGCACAGGGCCTAATCTCTCTCTGACAGCTGCGTGTCTCCCTCTGCCCCGAAGGAACTCAGAGCACTgccaggtgcagactctgggctggATTTCCCCATGGCTGTCACCCTGAGCAGTGGGTGCCAGACGTCCGGTAGTGACGGGTGCTCGCTTGACACAGGTGCAAATGACCCCATAGGCACAGGACAGCGGCGAATCGGGCCCCCTTTTTTCACCGTCCTACCCAACACGGTGAGCGTGCGCTCCGGGTATCTCGCTGCTCAGACTCTTTCTGTGCCCCACTTGCAGGTACTCCCCATCGGAACACAAGGTGCGAGATGTGCCCCCCCGGGTtcttctcctccagctccagcacagAGCCGTGCCGGGCCCACCAGAGCTGCTCGCAGCAGGGGAAAGAGACGAACGTGGAGGGAAACCAATTCCATGACGCCCTGTGCACCACCTGCAAGATGTTCAAGGGgaacagcacccaggagccaggtgAGGAGCGAGTCCCCTCGGGACGGCCTAGCATTAGCTGACGTGTGGGGCGGGGTATTCTGTGTCTGCCTGGGCAGGGAGACACTACAGTCCTGTTGCTGCCGGGGCTGGAGTGAAGCTTTCCAGGGTTGCTTGTTCTACTCGTACGCGCAGGGTTAGTGCCAGTGAAACTTAAACAGCCCAAGATTGGTTTTAATTCAACTCCAAAAAGGACCAGCGAATTCCCTCCCGCTTCAAGGGAGGCTGAGCTAAGATCGTCTTCCCAGGCAGGGCCCCCGGGGCAGCCTTGGCTAGCAAGTGGGCTACGTGAGTggcctctttcatctcagtggccGCGAGACCGTCGTAACCAAGACACTCCCCTGGGATCGGGTGGTTTTGCTCAGTGCGCTGGCATCCCCAGAATGTGCAGGGCGGGCCCATGGAATCGTGGCCGCGCTGGGTTTGGCTGCAGAGGGCACACGTCAGCGTGGTGTGCAACCAACCCACACCTCCCTTCATCGGCCCTGGTTTTTGACGTGCGTGTCATGTTAGTGCTACCGGTAAAGAAAAAACCATGCAGACCGAAACCAGCCGAGTTTGGCAACCGTgcgcatgggcaacagtaaacgaAACGTCTCGTGGGCCACGCGTAGATCCCCGATGAGCCACACGTTGCCCGCTGCTGCTCCCCGGCCACTGCCCCACCAATTCCTGGTGCCCTGAACTTGGACCTATCCCACTGTTCTGCCCTCCCGACCTCTCTGTCTAGCTATCAGGAAGCTCTCCCTCTGGGCACCTTTTGTGTCGGCTGATCTCCCCTTCTGCATTAATCAGGGCTTGAGGTATGTCAGATCAGCCTGTTACCACAGTCTGAACCAGCAGTGAGGCCAGGGTGCTGCTGTCTCTGGCCCTGTCACTCTAGCGGCCCAAAACACACAGCTCTGAGTCATGAAGGAAACTAAAAGTAGGCAAGGCCTGGCCGCAGGTGCAGCAGCGGTGTGCCGCAGCCCGGGCCACTTGGGCCGCCTTTCCCGACGGCAGCCGCCACGGtctatttttaacttgttttaatTTTGGTTTCGCTTCTAGCTAGTGAGTCTTTTTCCCGCTGAGCCTTTGTTCTCAGACTGTCCTCTACATGAGTAGGGCAGCTTCTCAAAGCTGCTGCCCTGGCCCAAATGCACCATGTGGGAGTGAAGACAATGGATTTGCCCCGCATCGGAATGAATCTGTCTACTTAGCGTCCACGGGGCTGTATAGGTGTCTGGCCTTTCTGACTTCCACAAACAATAGCTTCCCTTTGCCCATTGTGCAGCAGAAGGGATGCTTCCGCCAGCAAACCTGGCatgggaacataagaacggccaaactgggtcaaACCATAGGTCAGTCTAGCCCATTGACTCAATtatggccaatgtcaggtgccccagagggagtgaacagaacagggaaatcatcaagcgatccctcctctgttacccattcccagcccctgacaaacagagacttagggacaccattcctgcccatcctggccaataagtattgatggacctaacctccaggaatgtacctaattctcttttgaaccctgttaaagtcctggcctttacaacctcctctagcgaggagttccacaggttgactatgcgctgcgtgatgaaaaacttccttttgtttgttttaaatctgctacctcttcatttcatttggtgaccccgtCATTCTTGCGTTGTGGGGGAAGGAATCTCTTGGTTTCCATCCCCTCAGAGCCGGGGGTCCCTGCTCAATATTCTTCTTTCCTCATTAAGAATTTGCTGCAACCACATTTCAATAAATGCCAGGCAGAACTACTGGCAATTCTCTAATCGGAGTCAcgactccctcccccttccttgtcAGTCACTTCCCAACCATGTGCCACCTGAGATGTTCGTCAGAAAAGAAGCGACCTTCTCAGTCATTGGCACGTGCTCTTCTCTCGATAAATGTCAGCAAAAGGCTCTGAACCCTGCCCCTGGGTTATTTATAGACACACACTCATCTCTTGAGCAAGGGCGTGTGCTTGCAGAGGGAGACTCTTATGAATGGAGTGATATTTTTAACTCCCAGTTGTAAAAGCATTGGCAGGgtagcatgtgtgtgtatgtttctatGTACGTAGGCGCAGCTCCACGCCCAAACAGCCGCAGTGCAGCGCAAATACCAACTCCGTAGACAGGGTGACGTGCTTTGTTAATGGAAAGTGATATggctgctgaagtcagtggaattccTCCAGCTGACGCCATCAGATAAAGGGGCCCAACCCATCCCTCCTGGGGTTTAGGTTTTGCTCCACGGAACGTTTGAACTGAGCCAAGCCAAATCCCCAGGTCTGAGGAGCGCTACTTTTTGGGAGTGTGTGGATTCTGATctcgtagggtacgtctagactacacgcctctttcgaaagcaatcatctagacagccacaactttttcgaaaaagtgagccactttttcaaaagagagcaacaCCCAGGCCAtcttggatgctctcttttgaaaaacccctgtttgcggtcaagaacacctttttttgaaagagctcttttgaaaagagacgttcttcctcgtaaaatgaggtttaccgctgtcaaaaaccgccgcattcttttgatttaatgtcaaaagaacatggcggcagtctagatgcaggtgcagtttttcgaaaaaaggccactgttttcagaaaaaaccctgtagtctagacagcctTAGGTCCATCTCTGTTGGGAGGTTCTGGGCTGCAGTATGGCTATAGGGCCAAATTGACTCTGGTGCCACGCCACTGAAATCCGTGCATTTGCACTAGACACATGTGGCCCTGTAGGCTAAAACCTGAGACTAAAaccctgattttaagaggaataagggatctttcggaaaaggctttattttccgaaagatccccatctagactggcgctttttgccggcaaagccccgagccagaaaaaagcggcagccatgtttatgcaaatgaagcagggaagatttaaatccctgcttcatttgcaattgcgctgtgtctaatttgcatcccttttacggaaaaggggtgcaatctagacacagccaataggtAATCCCCACAggatcctcccctgtcacccatctccagagaaacagaggctagggacaccattccgactCAGCCTAgctaacagccatcgatggacctaagctccatctatctaactcttttttgaaccctgtaaagaggcaatgggcttaaattgcagcaagggaggtttaggttggacattaggaaaaacttcctgtcaggctggttaaacactgggataaattgcctaggtgggttgtggaatctccatctctggagatatctaagGGCCAGTTAgacacctgtctgggatgatctagagcagcttggtcctgccgtgagggcaggggactggactcgatgactctcgaggtcccttccagttctggtgttctgtgattctatgattttctggATTCTAATCTCTGGAGCTCACACTCTCAGTATTCACTTAGGAGGTATTTCTGTCTGGGTCCTTTACCCAAACTCTTCCTTTGAACAAGGCAAGTTCCTTTGCCTTAACCCAAGAGAGCTGAGTGTAGAACTGATTTTTGGTTTGCTGGCtgaactgaaaaataatttttaaaaaatgatttgttTTGAACCAAAACTGAGATCTGTTCATTTTTCCTCCTCCTAAAACAAAAACTTGGAAAAAACATTGTTTTGCGTTGAACAAAATGGTGCAACTCTTGCAGAATATTTTTTGGGAGGGTGCATTGTTGTGTGTTGGGTCTATtttactttccttttttaaaacaaatcatcTAGAtcccaaaataaaatgttttgcaaggagaagtggagcactttcgactttctaacattttgttttccatttttatttggcTGACACACTTCTTCCAAATCATCCCAAATTCGTGAAGCATTTCAAGTGCCCCAAAATTCCATTTGCCAGAGACCTGAGTATGTAGCACTGTGTAGTGCTTTATCAGAAAAGAAACCAAACGTTTTCTCCCATCTACTCATAACTGACTAATCCAgcatccccgcccctcccctcccaccccaggcaaTCAATTGTCTCTCCTCAGCTGGTTTGATTTACAGTGAGCAAACAAGTCTGCAAAAGTGAGGTGCTTTTGTGTAGGAGGGGGCTGATGGTCACATGCTCAGTCGATGCATGGGTGCCTCTGATTTGTGTGAGTGCATGGGAATTATGTCAGCTTCCATGGCCGCACAGATCTCTCTAGCTGTGTGCACACCTGGGCATTGTCATGCATCCCTCTGGCAGCACAGGCACAAAGGTGGGCCCAAGATGTGTACATAGCCAAGGTCTGAAATTCACGCTCTCCGTGTGGTAAGGCTTTTGCAAGAATCGGTGGGACAAAAGCCTGGGTGAAAGCCGTGGGATGAGACCAGCAGGGGCAAGATGGGACAGACGTCTGGGTCAACTTGATTTGAAAAGTATTCCCGAAAGCGCTTGGGCGGTGCTGCTGGGTCTGGCAGCAGGTTGGCTGCCCTTCTGGGGCTCAGCTGCTGACCACCTGCCAGGAACCTCTCCAGCCGCACGAGGATTGGCCTCCTCGTTCTGATCCCCAGAGGGCAGTGGGGTTGGCTCGTTCATGTCCCCGCGCACCAAGCCTCACGCTGGTTTGCTCCTCCCCACTAGGAAACGCGGACTGTAACCAAGCCGTGATCGACTTTGTGGTGTACCAGAACATCCCAGTGAAAAAGCTGAAGCGCCTGCAGCAAATCTTTGAGCGGCGCTCCAAGGAGCACCAACACAAGGACTCCCAGGCCGCCCTGCAGGAGAAGTTCCACACGTACCTCACCCACCTGAAGAAGGATCACTTGGAGCTGGTCAAAGTGCTGCTGAACGCGCTGCGGGTGGCCAAGCTGCACTCGGTAGAAGAGAAGGTGCGGAGACGCTTCTCCTTGCCACTAGAGAATTAACAGACCTGGGGGAGTTTGGAGTGAGtgaggttggttggtttgttgctGGTCAGGCTTGTTTAATTTATTAACTTTTCACCCACTAACTTGAGGTTCACCTTGGAGAGGACGGACGGGGGGGCAGCGATTAAGATGCAGTCTCTGATTCGTTCCGGAGCCTCTCCGTTCTGGCAGCTGGCCattgtctctgtgtctgtctgtctgtcctggcCACGGGTGACGTCTGTAGTGCAGTCTGTGCCGGGGCTAGCGGAACTTCCCTTCAAGTGGAGCTGGATGAGAACTGAGAGAAACTCGCACTTTGAACATAAACCTTCCAGCCTCTGGAGTGGAGGGTAGATGCTGTTCCTGCTTTCTCAGAATTGTCCGATTCCCAGGAGC
The genomic region above belongs to Pelodiscus sinensis isolate JC-2024 chromosome 18, ASM4963464v1, whole genome shotgun sequence and contains:
- the TNFRSF6B gene encoding tumor necrosis factor receptor superfamily member 6B isoform X1: MNSNTNNTLSAVLSSRTQNMRHSSQWMVAAIVLFLAVPSSSTTPTYPWKDPITHDKLLCHQCPPGTFVAQHCTRDKPTVCARCPDLHYTQYWNYLEKCRYCNVICGELQVELHQCNSTHNRVCQCREGYYSDSEFCIEHAKCPAGFGVVQPGTPHRNTRCEMCPPGFFSSSSSTEPCRAHQSCSQQGKETNVEGNQFHDALCTTCKMFKGNSTQEPGNADCNQAVIDFVVYQNIPVKKLKRLQQIFERRSKEHQHKDSQAALQEKFHTYLTHLKKDHLELVKVLLNALRVAKLHSVEEKVRRRFSLPLEN
- the TNFRSF6B gene encoding tumor necrosis factor receptor superfamily member 6B isoform X2, producing the protein MVAAIVLFLAVPSSSTTPTYPWKDPITHDKLLCHQCPPGTFVAQHCTRDKPTVCARCPDLHYTQYWNYLEKCRYCNVICGELQVELHQCNSTHNRVCQCREGYYSDSEFCIEHAKCPAGFGVVQPGTPHRNTRCEMCPPGFFSSSSSTEPCRAHQSCSQQGKETNVEGNQFHDALCTTCKMFKGNSTQEPGNADCNQAVIDFVVYQNIPVKKLKRLQQIFERRSKEHQHKDSQAALQEKFHTYLTHLKKDHLELVKVLLNALRVAKLHSVEEKVRRRFSLPLEN